A genomic segment from Pleurodeles waltl isolate 20211129_DDA chromosome 9, aPleWal1.hap1.20221129, whole genome shotgun sequence encodes:
- the TMEM121 gene encoding transmembrane protein 121 — MVLPPPDKRHVCLTTIVIMTSMAFMDAYLVEQNQGPRKIGVCIIVLVGDICFLIVLRYVAVWVGAEVKTAKRGYAMILWFLYIFVLEIKLYFIFQNYKTDKKNLDTVARKALTLLLSISVPGLYLVLVALDSMEYVRTFRKKEDLRGRLFWVALDLLDILDIQANLWEPHKTGLPIWAEGLMFFYCYILLLILPCVSLSEISMQGEHIAPQKMMLYPVLSLVTINLVTIFIRAVNMVLFQDSRVSTIFIGKNIIAIATKVCTFLEYKKQVKEFPENAIALELQQNSISHNQTIHSTQGVSQEQSPSREILDT; from the coding sequence ATGGTGCTGCCTCCACCAGACAAACGTCACGTGTGTCTTACGACGATAGTCATCATGACCAGCATGGCCTTCATGGATGCTTATCTTGTGGAGCAGAACCAAGGACCAAGGAAAATTGGAGTCTGCATCATAGTGCTTGTGGGAGACATCTGTTTTCTTATTGTGCTCCGCTACGTGGCTGTCTGGGTGGGTGCCGAAGTGAAGACAGCCAAGCGAGGATATGCCATGATTTTGTGGTTTCTCTATATATTTGTTCTGGAGATCAAGTTATATTTtatatttcagaattacaaaacagacAAAAAGAATTTAGATACTGTTGCAAGAAAGGCACTGACCTTACTCCTGTCCATCAGTGTACCAGGACTCTACCTGGTGCTGGTTGCTCTTGATAGCATGGAGTATGTAAGAAcgttcagaaaaaaagaggattTGAGAGGTCGTCTCTTCTGGGTTGCGTTGGACCTCTTAGATATTTTGGACATTCAGGCTAACTTGTGGGAACCCCATAAGACCGGCCTACCCATTTGGGCTGAAGGTCTCATGTTCTTCTACTGTTACATACTACTCCTTATTTTACCTTGTGTTTCTTTGAGTGAGATAAGTATGCAAGGCGAGCACATCGCCCCACAGAAAATGATGCTGTACCCTGTCTTGAGCCTCGTGACCATCAATCTTGTTACCATTTTCATCCGGGCAGTGAACATGGTCCTTTTCCAGGACAGCAGAGTCTCAACCATCTTCATTGGCAAGAACATCATTGCCATCGCCACCAAGGTGTGCACGTTCTTGGAGTACAAGAAGCAAGTGAAGGAGTTTCCTGAGAATGCCATTGCTCTAGAACTGCAGCAGAATTCAATTTCCCACAATCAGACTATTCACAGCACACAGGGGGTTTCTCAAGAGCAGTCGCCATCCCGTGAGATACTGGACACATGA